TCGCGGCCGAGCTCGGCGCCCCGACGCTGCTCGTCAACAACGCCGGGATCATCCGCGACAACATGCTCTTCAAGATGTCCGTCGACGACTGGGACTTCGTCATGGCGGTCCACCTGCGCGGCGCCTTCCTCATGACCAAGGCCGCCCAGGCCCACATGACCGCGCAGAAGTACGGCCGGATCGTCAACCTGTCCTCGACGTCCGCCCTGGGCAACCGCGGCCAGACCAACTACTCGGCGGCCAAGGCGGGCATGCAGGGCTTCACCAAGACCCTGGCCATCGAGCTCGGCAAGTTCGGCGTCACCGCCAATGCCATCGCGCCCGGGTTCATCCAGACCGACATGACGGCCGCGACCGCCGAGCGGATGGGCGTGCCCTTCGAGGACTTCCTGGCCCACGCGGCCAAGGAGACCCCGGTCGGCCGGGTCGGCCAGCCCGAGGACATCGCCGCCACCGCGTCCTTCCTGCTCTCCGAAGAGGCCGGCTTCGTCTCCGGCCAGGTCATCTACGTCGCGGGTGGCCCGCGCGACTGACCGCACCTGCGCATTTCCTTAAGGTCGTGCGGCGGTTGGTGCGCATTTCCTTAAGGTCGTGCGGTCCTCACTCCGGCGCGGTCACGAAGTCGATGAGCTCCTCCACGCGCCCGAGCAGCGCGGGCTCGAGGTCGGCGTAGGAGCGCACGGTGCCGAGGATCTGCTTCCAGGCCCGGGCGATGTCGGCCTGCGTCTCGTGGGCCCAGCCGAGGTGCGCGCAGATCCCGCGCTTCCACTCCATGGAGCGCGGGATCGTCGGCCACGCGTCCATGCCGAGGCGCTGCGGCCGCACGGACTGCCACACGTCGACATAGGGGTGGCCCACGACGAGCACGTGGTCGGGTGCCACCCGGTTGGCCTCCGCGACGATGCGTGACTCCTTGCTGCCCGGCACGAGGTGGTCGACGAGCACCCCCATCCGGCGGCCGCGGCCGGGGGAGAACTCGCGGATCGCGGCGGCCAGGTCGTCGACCCCGTCGAGAGGCTCGACGACGACGCCCTCGACGCGCAGGTCGTGGCCCCAGACCTTCTCGACGAGCTCGGCGTCGTGCCGGCCCTCGACGAAGATCCGGGACGCGAGGGCCACCTTCGCCTTGCCGTCGTGGACGGCCACCGACCCGCTCGCGGTGCGCGAGGACTGCTGCCGGACCGTGGCCAGGGCCGCACGCTGGGCCCCCTTCGGCGCGGTGAGCGTGACCGGACGCCCGTCGACGTGGAAGCCGGGGCCGAGGGGGAAGGCCTTGACCTTGCCGCGGCGGTCCTCGAGGTGGACGACGTGCACGCCGCCGGCCTTCTCCACCGAGACGACAGCGCCGACCCAGCCGGTCTCGACGTCCTCGACGACGGTTCCGCGGGTGGCCTCGAGGGCTTGGGACGTGGGGCGCGACAGCCTGCCCTTGGACTTCCAGTCGCCGGAGAGGACATCCTTGCCATATCGATCGCTCACGCTGGGACCGTAGGCGCAAGCGGGCCCGCGGGGGCGGCGGCACGCCGGATTCCGGGGAATGCCTGCCCCGGTCGTAGACTTGGCACTCAGGTGGACCGAGTGCCAGTGGTCCGGTCGTGTGTGTCGAAGGGAGGTCCGGATGAGCCAGGAGCAGCGCCGCATGGCCGTGCTCAGCGCCATCGTCGAGGACTACGTGCAGACGTCGGAGCCCGTCGGCTCCAAGGCACTGCTCGACCGCCACCAGCTCAACGTCTCGGCAGCGACCGTGCGCAACGACATGGCGGCCCTCGAGGACGAGGGCCTGATCGCCGCCCCGCACACCTCTGCCGGGCGCATCCCCACCGATGCGGGCTACCGCCTCTTCGTCGACCGTCTGGCGGCCGTGCGTCCGATGTCGAAGGGGGAGCGCGCCGCGATCACCGACTACCTCGAGGGGTCCGACGACCTCGACGTCGTCCTGGACCGCACCGTGCGCCTGCTGTCGACCCTGACCCGTCAGGTCGCCGTCGTGCAGTACCCGTCCCTGACCCGCAGCACGGTCAAGCACATCGAGCTCGTCCCGATGAGCGAGACCAGGCTCATGGTCGTGGTCATCATGGGCAGCGGTCGGGTGGAGCAGCGGATCGTGCCGATCGGCATCGACTACATGACCGCTGACGGTGCTGCCGCCCTGGCGAGTGCCCGGGCGCGGATCAATGCCGCGACCCGTGACCGACGGCTGGCCGACGCGCTGGCCTCGCTCGCGACCCTCCACGACGAGGACTCCGGCACCGAGGACGCCCTGACGGCGGGGGTGCTCGCCTCGATCGAGGAGGCCCTGGCCGAGGAGCGCGCGACCAAGGTGACGCTCGCCGGCACGGCCAACCTCGCCCGCAGCTCCAGCGACTTCCCGATGACGCTCGAGCCCGTGCTCGACGTCCTCGAGCAGCACGTCGTCCTGCTCCGGCTCCTCAGCGCCGGGGCCACGCAGGACGTCTCCGGCATCACGGTGCGCATCGGCTCCGAAAACCCGGTCTCCGGGCTGCAGAGCACCTCGCTGATCACCTCCGGGTACGGCGCCGGCGACGAGCAGGTCGGCGCCGTCGGGGTGCTCGGACCGACTCGCATGGACTACCCCGCGACGATGGCGCAGGTGCGTGCCGTCGCCGCCTATCTCTCGCGGATCGTGGATGCCTGACCCGGCGCCCGCACCGCACACCCGTAACCCGACCCACGACCTACGAGGACGTCACGCGTGAACGACTACTACGAGGACCTCGGCGTCAGCCGCGAGGCCACGCCCGAGGAGATCAAGCGGGCCTACCGCAAGCTCGCCCGCACCCTGCACCCGGACGTCAACCCGGGCGCCGAGGCCGAGGAGCAGTTCAAGAAGGTCTCGCAGGCCTACGACGTGCTCTCCGACGAGGCCAAGCGCAGCCAGTACGACCGGGGCGGTGACCCCTACGGCGGCTCCCACGACGGCTTCGGTGCCGGCTTCACCTTCAGCGACATCATGGAGCAGTTCTTCGGCCAGGCCGCCGGCGGCGGGGGGCGCGGTCCGCGCTCGCGCGCCTCGCGCGGCCAGGACGGGCTCGTCGGGCTCGAGGTCGACCTCGCGACCGCCGTCTTCGGTGGTCAGGAGGACCTGACGATCGACACCGCGGTGGTCTGCACCTCGTGCTCCGGCGACGGCGCCCAGCCCGGCACGGGGCGTCGCCGGTGCGACACCTGTGGTGGTCGCGGCGAGGTGCAGCAGGTCCAGCGCTCCTTCCTCGGCCAGGTCATGACCAGCCGCCCCTGCCCCACCTGCCAGGGCTTCGGCGAGGTCATCCCCAACCCCTGCCACGAGTGCTCCGGCCAGGGCCGCGTGCGCAGCCGCCGGACGATGAAGGTCCGCATCCCCGCCGGCGTCGACTCCGGCACCCGCATCCACCTCGCCGGCGAAGGGGAGGTCGGTCCCGGTGGTGGTGCTGCTGGCGACCTCTACGTCGAGCTGCGCGTGGCCGAGCACGAGACCTTCACCCGCCGTGGTGACGACCTGCACGCGTCCGTGGCCGTCCCGATGACGGCGGCCGCCCTCGGTGTGACGATGAGCTTCGCCACCCTCGACGGTGAGCAGGAGATCACGATCAAGCGCGGCACCCAGCCCGGCGACACCATCGTCCTCGACGGACTGGGCGTCACCCACCTGCGCCGCGAGGGTCGCGGCGACCTGGTGATCCACGTCGACGTGCGCACCCCCACCAAGCTCGACGCCGAGCAGGAGCAGCTGCTGCGCGACCTCGCGCGGGTCCGCGACGAGGAGCAGCCCGACGGCGAGCTCGACGACGTCGACTCCGGCTTCGTCGGCCGGCTGCGGCACGCCTTCAAGGGCCGCTGACCGGGCTCCCGGCGATGACCGCACCGCTCTTCCTCGTCGACCCCGGCGCCCTCGACGGGCTCGGGGTCGACGACGTCGTCGAGCTGACCGGCACCGAGGCGCACCACGCGGCCACCGTCGTGCGCCTGTCCGTGGGGGAGGAGGTGCTCGTCGCCGACCGGCAGGGTGCCCGCGTCCTCACCACGGCGCAGGCCGTCTCGGGTGATCTCGTGCGGCTGCGGATCGCCTCGCGGGCCGACGAGCCGGCACCCTCCCTTCGCCTCGTCCTCGTGCAGGCGCTGTCCAAGGACGGCCGCGACGAGGACGCCGTCGAGGCGGCCACCGAGCTCGGCGTCGACGGGATCATCCCGTGGCAGGCCGACCGCTCGATCGTGCGGTGGAAGGGCCCCAAGGCCGACAAGGGCCTGCGCAAGTGGGCCAACGTGATCGAGCGCGCCGCCAAGCAGTCCCGGCGCGGTCGTTGGCCGGTCCTCGGCGAGCTCGAGTCGAGCTCGTCGCTCGCCGCACGGTGCGCGCAGGAGGGGGTCACCCCCTTCGTCCTGCACGAGGACGCGACCTCCCCGCTGGCCACGGCCGCGCTGCCGAGCGAAGGGGAGATCCTCCTCGTCGTCGGACCCGAAGGGGGCATCTCGCCCCAGGAGGTCGACCGCCTGGTTGCCGCCGGGGCCGTCCCCGTGCGCCTCGGGACCGAGGTGCTGCGCGCCTCCACCGCCGGACCGGCGGCGATCGCCGTGCTGAGCGCCATGGGCCGCTGGCGGTGAGCCATGGGGGAGTGTTCCCCATGGCCGAGGACCGGCGCACTCACTAGCCTCGTGCCGTTGGCCAACGCGACGACCTGAAGGAGTTCCCGTGGGGGAAATGCAGGAGGGGATGGACGTCGCTCGCGTGCGCTCCATCGCGGCCCAGGTGGCTTGCCTGGGCGACGACGTCGAGGCGGTGGCGAAGCAGGGGAGGGGGCAGCTGGCCACCCTGAGCGCCGCTTGGGAGGGACCCGATCTCGAGACCTTCACGGGTCGCTGGGACGGACTGGAGCCCTCGATCCACCAGCTCTCCGAGAACCTGCGGGAGTACAGCACGACGATGACGCGCAACGCTGACGACCAGGAGAAGGGGTCCGCTGGTGACGGTCGGGGCCCCGACGGACCTGGTGGCCCCGGCGGACAGCGCGGTCCGGTCGAGGGCCCGAGCTTCATCGACCGGATCAAGAACCTGCTCGGGGGTGACCTCAAGGACGCGCTGAACGCGTTGAAGAAGGGCTTCGGTGCCGCCACGGGGCTGTGGGGCCTGGCCCGCTTCCTCGGGGGCAAGGGCAACTTCCTGCAGGACCTGAAGTTCCTGTCCAAGTACCTCGGCAAGAGTGAGGCGGTCAGGGCGCTCGGCCGCATCGGGCCGATGACGCTCGCCGAGGCGAAGGCAGCCGGGCTCGCGGGCTGGACTCACAAGCTCGGCTCCTTCGGCGGTCTCGTGCGTGGTGCCGGTGCCCTCATGGGCAAGGTGGCCGGCCCACTCGGCGTGGTCTTCGGCGGGATCGACATCTACGAGGGCATCAAGAACGGTGACTGGCTCACGGCCGTCAAGGGCGGGGCCGGGGTCGTCTCCGGTGCTGCCGTCACGGCCCTCGCCTTCGGCGGCGCCGCCCTGGCGGGCACGGCAGCGGCTCCCTTCATCCTCGGTGCCGCGGTCGTGGGCGGCGCCGTCTGGGCTGGCATCGAGATCTGGCAGAACCGCGAGGCCATCTGGAACGGCATGAAGACCGTCGGCTCATGGGTGGGCGACCGCGCCTCGGACGTCTACAACGGGGTCACGGACGCGGCATCGTCCGTCAAGGACACGGCAGGTAGCGTCATCAAGGGCATCGGCAAGGGACTCGGGAGCGTGTTCGGATGAGCGTGGAGACGACTGCAGCGGAGCGGGACACCCCGCACGAGCCCAGCCTGGCGGACTCGCCGACGGCCCGCGAGGCGGTGGACCGAGTGCTCGCCGAGCTCGAGGCGACCCAGGAGCCCTTCCTCCAGCTCGTGACCCTGACCGACGAGGAGCTCGTGGCCTTGAGCGACGACCCCGAGGACGCCACCCCCTTCGGTGAGTGGTACTCGGGGCTGACGGTGGAGCAGCAGGAGCTGGCCCAGACCGCAGCCCTGCGCACGCAGACCGCCAACGACCGGTTCCTGCTCACGCGTGAGGACGAGGAGGCCGACGCCGTGCCGCTCGTGTCGCCGGAGGTGCTCGCGGTGCTGCGGCTGAAGAGGACCGGCACCATGACGCTCAACGCGACCCGAGTCATGCAGGACGACATCGCCTGGCTCATCCACCGTCGTGCTGGCGACGTCTGGCTGCGCGAGCTGGTCACCCGGCAGGGCTACCACTCCTTCGCCCTGCTCAAGCCTGAGACGGACGAGGCGGAGACCACCCTCGCTTGGGCGGGCGTGCGGCCCGACGCCCCTGCAGCCGATGACGTGCGTGCCGCGGTCGCGCTCGACGAGGTCACCGACCCGACGAAGCTGCCCTTCCTCGAGCAGACCACGGCGATGACGACCTTCGTGCGCCTGCACCCCGAGGGGTCGGGGACCGAGGGGGACATCCTCATGACGCACGTGCGCAACGACGGCTCGGTCTTCGTCGGTGGGCGAGACGGCGCCCGTGTGCGCTACAGCGGGATCTCGGCCGGTGACCTGGCCGAGGACTTCCGCGCCTGGCGGAGCCGCTGGTGAGTGGGCTCGTGCGGGACGACGGGTCGGGTCGCATCCACGCCGAGCTGGCGCAGCTGGCCCGCTGGAGCCAGCAGGACGCCGGCCGGGTCGTTGCGACCTTCACGCCCAACCCGCCCTGGTACCTCACGCTCCCGTGGCTCGTCATCGGACTGATGCTGCTCGTGGGCGCGTACCCGCTCAACCCCAAGTTCTTCCCGGTCTCGGCAGCGATCATTCTCGCGATCTTCGGGGGCACAGCGCTGCTGGCCTGGCTGTGGGCGCGCTCGCAGAAGACCCGTGTTGCCGAGCGCGCGCTGCTCCTCGGTCCGAGGCGACGGGTCATCCCCTTCGCCACCATCGACCCGGGCAGGGTCGCCATCTCGACCCGGGTGCGCAACCTGGGTCGCCACTTCCACTCGGGTGGCACCCGCATCCTGCAGAGCCAGGGACCGGTGGCCGTGGTCAACGCCCTCAACCCCGACCCCGGGGCGAGCAGCCCACACCTGCCGCCCTCGAGCGTGCCGAGCCCCTTCTGTGAGTGGGGGCTGTCCGGGGACCCCATCGAGGTCCTCACGGCCGTCGAGTCGGCGATGGTGCATGCAGGGTTCCCGGCGCAGGGCATGACCCAGCGCGCGCAGGAGCGCACCTTCACCCCTGCCTCGTCGCACCCCCCGCAGGACCTGCTCGTCCAGCGTCGCGCGCTGGACCCGCCCCTCGCGGACTGAGAGATGGTCACCGACCCGGTCATCGGCCTGCCGCACGCATAGACTGGCGCCACGATGCCTCGATCAGACCAACCAGACCTGCGCGCCCTCGACGCCATCCCCGACGACCCGCGTGCCGCCCCCCCGGGTGCCTCGGCCAGCGTCCAGCAGACCATCGTCATGCCGGACAACGTGCCCATGGTCGGTCTCCTCGGAGCGACCGACGAGCTGCTGCGCACGATGGAGCGCGCCTTCCCCAAGACCGAGATCCTCGTGCGGGGCAACGAGTTCCGGCTCAACGGCCCGAGCAACGACCTCGAGGTGATCGACCGTCTCCTCGATGAGCTGACGGAGATCGTCGAGGCCGGCCAGCCGCTCAACAAGGACGCCGTCGAGCGCTCGATCACCATGCTGCGCGGCCAGACCCGCGAGCGGCCCGCCGACGTGCTGACGATGAACATCGTGTCCAACCGGGGGCGCACCATCCGCCCCAAGACGCTCGGGCAGAAGCACTACGTCGACGCGATCGGCGACAACACGGTGATCTTCGGCATCGGCCCGGCCGGTACCGGCAAGACCTACCTGGCGATGGCCAAGGCGGTCGCCGCGCTGCAGGCCAAGCAGGTCAACCGGATCATCCTCACCCGCCCGGCCGTCGAGGCGGGGGAAAAGCTGGGCTTCCTGCCCGGCACCCTGGGCGACAAGATCGACCCGTACCTGCGTCCGCTCTACGACGCGCTGCACGACATGATCGACCCCGAGACGATCCCGCGGCTCATGGCGGCCGGCACGATCGAGGTCGCGCCGCTGGCCTTCATGCGCGGCCGGACGCTCAACGACTCCTTCATCATCCTCGACGAGGCGCAGAACACCTCGCCCGAGCAGATGAAGATGTTCCTCACCCGCCTCGGCTTCGGCTCCAAGATGGTCGTCACCGGTGACACCAGCCAGGTCGACCTGCCCTCGGGCACGGAGTCGGGGCTGAAGGTCGTCCAGCGCATCCTCGCCGACGTCGACGACGTGCACTTCGCCCACCTCGAGGCCTCCGACGTCGTGCGACACCGCCTGGTGCAGCAGATCGTCGGCGCCTACGACCGCTACGACGCGACCAAGGGGGAGCGCCGATGAGCATCGACGTGCTCAACGAGACCGACCACGAGGTCGCGGAGGTCGAGTTCGTCGAGCTCAGCCGCTACGTCCTCGACGAGATGCGGGTGCACCCGCAGGCCGAGCTGTGCATCCGCTTCGTCGACGAACCGACGATGACCGTCCTGCACGAGCAGTGGATGGACCTGGCCGGACCCACCGATGTCATGAGCTTCCCCATGGACGAGCTGCGACCGGGGCGCGAGGGCGAGACCTCCCTCGAGGGTGTCCTCGGCGACATCGTCGTCTGCCCCTCGATCGCCGAGCAGCAGGCCGTCACCGCCGGCCATGCCGCCATCGAGGAGATGCTGCTGCTGACGACCCACGGGATCCTGCACCTCCTCGGCTACGACCACGCCGAGCCCGACGAGGAGAAGGAGATGTTCGAGCTGCAGCGCCAGCTCCTCCTGACCTTCCTGGCCGGCCGTGGGAGGGAGACCTCCGGGTGATGACCCTGATCATCGGCGCGGTCGTCTCGATCGTCGTCGCCTTCGTCCTCACCCTCGTGGACGCAGCGATCGGGTCCACCTCCCGCGTCGCGGCGGAGCAGGCCGACAGCGAGGGGCGAAGGGGGGCACCCGCCCTCCGCAAGATCCTCGCCGACAGCGCCGGGCCGATCTCCGTCCTCGCCTTCCTGCGGGCCATCGCCGAGGCGAGCGCCGCGGTACTCATCACCCTCGTCGTCGTCGAGGAGGTCGAGCGCACCTGGCTGGCGCTGATCGTCTCGGCAGCGATCATGGTCGTCGTCACCTTCGTCCTCGTCGGCGTCTCGCCCCGGACCCTCGGGCAGCAGCACAGCACGCGGATCGCCCTGGCAGGGGCTCCCGTCGTCATCGGGTTGCGGCGCGTGCTCGGACCCGTCGCGCGACTGCTCGTCTCCTTCGGCAATGCCGTGACACCCGGTGGCGGGTACCGCGACGGGCCCTTCCGCTCCGAGGCGGAGCTGCGCGACCTGCTCGACCTGGCGGGGGAGTCCTCGATCATCGAGGACGAGGAGCGCGACATGCTGCACTCCGTCTTCGAGCTTGGGGACACGATGGCCAGCGAGGTGATGGTCCCGCGCACCGACATGATCACCATCGAGTCCGACAAGCCGGCCCGCAAGGGGCTCAACCTCTTCATCCGCTCCGGGTTCTCCCGGGTCCCGGTCGTCGGTGAGTCCAGCGACGACATCGTCGGCCTGCTCTACCTCAAGGACGTCGTGCGGCGGCTCATCGCCGACGACGATGCTCGCGACCTGCCGGTCTCGACCATGATGCGGCCGGCCCCCTTCGTCCCCGAGAGCAAGCCGGTCGATGCGCTGCTGCGCGAGATGCAGCGCGACCAGACGCACGCCGCGATCGTCGTCGACGAGTACGGCGGTACCGCGGGGCTGGTGACGATCGAGGACATCCTCGAGGAGATCGTCGGTGAGATCACCGACGAGTACGACCGTGAGGGGCCCGGGGTGCAGGACCTTGGCAGCGGCCGCTTCCGGGTCCCGGCCGGGATGCACATCGACGACCTCGGCGAGCTCTACGGCGTGGAGCTCGACGACGAGGAGGTCGACACGGTCGGGGGCCTGATCGGCAAGGTCACCGGTCGCGTGCCGATCGTCGGCGCCCGGTGCATGGTGGGTGGCCTGTCCCTCACTGCTGAGAAGATGTCCGGACGACAACACCGCATCGCCACCGTCATCGTCGAGCAGGTCTCCACGGAGTCGACGCAGGACGGGCGCGAGCACGAGGAGATCGGGGCATGACCGTGGACCAGCCGGACGCGACCCAGTGGCACGCAGGATTTGCCTGCCTGGTCGGACGCCCCAACGCGGGCAAGTCGACCCTGACCAATGCCCTCGTCGGCGACAAGGTGGCCATCACCTCGAGCAAGCCGCAGACGACGCGGCACACCATCCGCGGCATCGTCACCCGGGACCACCAGCAGCTGATCCTCGTCGACACCCCGGGTCTGCACCGACCGCGCACCCTGCTCGGTGAGCGTCTCAACGACCTGGTCCGCGAGACCCTGCTCGAGGTCGACGTCATCGGCTTCTGCCTGCCCGCCGACCAGAAGGTCGGGCCCGGTGACACCTACATCGCCCGGGACCTGGCCGAGCTGCAGCGGGCCAAGCGCGTACCGGTGGTGGCCATCGCCACCAAGAGCGACAAGGTCGACCGCGAGCGGCTGGCCGAGCACCTCATCGCCATCGACCAGCTGGGTGACTGGGCCGCGATCATCCCGTGCTCCGCCGTGCGCGGCGACCAGGTCGAGGAGCTCTTCGGGGTGCTCGTCGAGCACCTGCCCACCTCGCCGGCGGCGCTGTACCCCGAGGGTCAGCTCAGCGACGAGGACGACGACAAGATGATCGCCGAGCTCGTGCGCGAGGCGGCCCTCGAGGGTGTGCGCGACGAGCTCCCGCACAGCCTGGCCGTGGTCGTCGAGGAGATCGTGCCGCGCGAGGGCCGACCGGACGACGACCCGATGCTCGACGTGCGGGTCAACGTCTTCGTCGAGCGCGACAGCCAGAAGGCGATCATCATCGGTCGGGGCGGCTCACGCCTGCGTGAGGTGGGGACGACGGCCCGGGTCGGCATCGAAAAGCTGCTGGGTAGCAAGGTCTTCCTCGACCTGCACGTCAAGGTCGCCAAGGACTGGCAGCGGGACCCCAAGCAGCTGCAGCGACTGGGCTTCTGAGGTCACGAGTCGGTTACGGGCATTTGGGTCAGGCCCGCTGGGTGGTTCAGAGTGGCTGGTTGGGCAGCATGCTGCCACTACCGCCACTACTGACAAACGACGACTGATACTCGCAACGACTCAAACTTGGGAGGAGCGGCCCGGACGAGCTCCTTGCGCCCGGGCGTGACCCGACGTGACTGAACCTACGCAACCACCGACCTCTGGACCGCACGCACCGCCACGCGACACCCGACGCGTCGACCACCCGGCCCTCGAGCCGCGGATCGTCGACAAGAGCGACAAGCTCGGCATCGACTACATCGTCTTCGGCGTGACCGCCGTGCTCGCCATCGCCTTCGTCCTGTGGGGCGTGCTGAGCACCGCATCGCTGGCCAGCGCCTCGGCCAGCGGCCTCGACTGGGTCGTGACCAACACCGGCTGGCTCTTCGCGCTGGCCTCGACCGGCTTCGTCTTCTTCGTCATCTGGCTGGCCGCCAGCAAGTACGGCAACATCCCGCTCGGCGCTGACGGCGAGCAGCCCGAGTTCAAGACGATCTCGTGGATCGCGATGATGTTCTCCGCCGGCATGGGGATCGGCCTGATGTTCTGGGGGGCGGCGGAGCCGCTCGCGCACTTCCTCACGCCGCCACCCGGCACCGGCGAGGTCGGCAACGATCAAGCCACCCGGACGGCCATGGCCACGACCCTCTTCCACTGGACGTTGCACCCGTGGGCCATCTACACCGTCGCCGGTCTGGCGATCGGTTACGGCGTCTTCCGCAAGGGCCGTGGCCTGACGATCAGCGCGGTCTTCGAGCCGCTGCTCGGCAAGCGTCAGGTCGAGGGGCCGGCCGGCAAGGTCATCGACATCTTCGCGATCTTCGCCACGCTCTTCGGCTCGGCGACCTCGCTGGGCCTGGGCGCGCTGCAGATCGCCTCCGGCGTCAAGATCGTCGGCTGGGCCAACGACGTGACCAACACCGTGCTCGTCCTCATCATCGTCGTGCTGACGATCTGCTTCATCTTCTCCGCCGTCTCCGGTGTGGAGAAGGGCATCCAGTGGCTGTCCAACACCAACATGGTGCTGGCCTTCGTCCTGGCCGCCTTCGTCTTCGTGGCCGGCCCGACGATCTTCATCCTCAACCTGGTCCCGACCTCGCTGGGCACCTACATGCAGCACCTCATGGAGTACTCCGCGCGGACCAACGCCCAGGGTGAGCCGGGCATGAAGGACTGGCTCTCGGGCTGGACGATCTTCTACTGGGCCTGGTGGGTCAGCTGGACCCCCTTCGTCGGCATGTTCATCGCCCGCATCTCGCGTGGTCGCACCATCCGCGAGTTCGTCACCGGCGTGCTCCTCGTGCCGAGCACCGTCAGCCTGATCTGGTTCGCGATCTTCGGTGGTGCCGCCATCAAGGCGCAGGAGATGGGCGTGCCCCTCGACAAGTTCGAGGGCGGCGAGGAGAGCACGCTCTTCGCGCTGCTCGACTCGATGCCGTGGGCCGCCGTGACCTCGGTGCTCGTCATGGTGCTCGTCGCGATCTTCTTCGTCTCGGGCGCGGACGCGGCCTCGATCGTCATGGGCTCGCTCAGCGAGCGCGGCACGCTCGAGCCCAACAAGGTCACGGTGATCTTCTGGGGTGTCGCCACCGGCGCCGCCGCGGCGATCATGCTCATCATCGGCGGCGAGGACTCGCTGACAGGTCTGCAGCAGGTGACCATCGTCGCGGCACTGCCCTTCGTGCTGATCATGATCGGTATGGCGGTCTCGCTGATGAAGGACCTCAAGACCGACCCGATGGCGGTGCGCGGTGCGTACGCCCGTGCGGCGCTCTCGCAGGCCGTCGTCGCCGGCGTCACCGAGCACGGTGACGACTTCGTCCTGTCGGTCGACCACGCCGCTCCCGGTGAGGGCATCGACCGCGACAAGGTCGCGCCGCTGACCACCGAGGGAGTCTCCTCGGAGTCGTCCTCGCAGGACGGCCCGGAGGCTGGCACGCGGGCCTGATCCAGCCGCTCCGTGTCCGGGGCCTGAGCACCGATGTGGGTGTTCAGGCCCCGACGCCTATCCTTGGGGCATGCACATCGGAGTCTTTGGAGCCACCGGCCAGGTCGGACAGGTCATGCGAGCGCTGCTCGAGGAGCGGGACTTCCCCGTCACCTCGATCCGCTACTTCGCCTCTGCGCGGTCCGCCGGGTCGACCCTGCCGTGGAAGGACGAGGAGGTGACGGTCGAGGACACCGCGACCGCCGACTTCTCGGGTCTGGACATCGCACTCTTCTCCAACGGGGGGACCACCAGCAAGGAGTGGGCGCCCAAGGTCGCCGCTGCGGGCGCCACCGTCGTCGACAACTCGAGCGCCTGGCGCAAGGACGACGAGGTCCCGCTCGTCGTCTCCGAGGTCAACCCCGGCGACATCGCCGACCTGCCCAAGGGCATCATCGCCAACCCCAACTGCACGACCATGGCCGCGATGCCGGTGCTCAAGCCGCTGCACGACGAGGCGGGCCTGGTCGCCCTTCGCGTCTCGACCTACCAGGCCGTCTCCGGCTCTGGTGGCGTCGGCCTGACCGAGCTCGACAGCCAGCTGCGCGCCGGCTATGCCTCGGGCGACCCCAAGGACCTCGCCCGCGACGGGTCCGCGCTGACCCTCCCCGCGCCCCAGGTCTACGAGGTGCCGGTCGGCTTCAACGTCGTGCCGGTCGCCGGGTCC
The genomic region above belongs to Janibacter limosus and contains:
- a CDS encoding PhoH family protein is translated as MPRSDQPDLRALDAIPDDPRAAPPGASASVQQTIVMPDNVPMVGLLGATDELLRTMERAFPKTEILVRGNEFRLNGPSNDLEVIDRLLDELTEIVEAGQPLNKDAVERSITMLRGQTRERPADVLTMNIVSNRGRTIRPKTLGQKHYVDAIGDNTVIFGIGPAGTGKTYLAMAKAVAALQAKQVNRIILTRPAVEAGEKLGFLPGTLGDKIDPYLRPLYDALHDMIDPETIPRLMAAGTIEVAPLAFMRGRTLNDSFIILDEAQNTSPEQMKMFLTRLGFGSKMVVTGDTSQVDLPSGTESGLKVVQRILADVDDVHFAHLEASDVVRHRLVQQIVGAYDRYDATKGERR
- the ybeY gene encoding rRNA maturation RNase YbeY; the encoded protein is MSIDVLNETDHEVAEVEFVELSRYVLDEMRVHPQAELCIRFVDEPTMTVLHEQWMDLAGPTDVMSFPMDELRPGREGETSLEGVLGDIVVCPSIAEQQAVTAGHAAIEEMLLLTTHGILHLLGYDHAEPDEEKEMFELQRQLLLTFLAGRGRETSG
- a CDS encoding CNNM domain-containing protein — protein: MTLIIGAVVSIVVAFVLTLVDAAIGSTSRVAAEQADSEGRRGAPALRKILADSAGPISVLAFLRAIAEASAAVLITLVVVEEVERTWLALIVSAAIMVVVTFVLVGVSPRTLGQQHSTRIALAGAPVVIGLRRVLGPVARLLVSFGNAVTPGGGYRDGPFRSEAELRDLLDLAGESSIIEDEERDMLHSVFELGDTMASEVMVPRTDMITIESDKPARKGLNLFIRSGFSRVPVVGESSDDIVGLLYLKDVVRRLIADDDARDLPVSTMMRPAPFVPESKPVDALLREMQRDQTHAAIVVDEYGGTAGLVTIEDILEEIVGEITDEYDREGPGVQDLGSGRFRVPAGMHIDDLGELYGVELDDEEVDTVGGLIGKVTGRVPIVGARCMVGGLSLTAEKMSGRQHRIATVIVEQVSTESTQDGREHEEIGA
- the era gene encoding GTPase Era, translating into MTVDQPDATQWHAGFACLVGRPNAGKSTLTNALVGDKVAITSSKPQTTRHTIRGIVTRDHQQLILVDTPGLHRPRTLLGERLNDLVRETLLEVDVIGFCLPADQKVGPGDTYIARDLAELQRAKRVPVVAIATKSDKVDRERLAEHLIAIDQLGDWAAIIPCSAVRGDQVEELFGVLVEHLPTSPAALYPEGQLSDEDDDKMIAELVREAALEGVRDELPHSLAVVVEEIVPREGRPDDDPMLDVRVNVFVERDSQKAIIIGRGGSRLREVGTTARVGIEKLLGSKVFLDLHVKVAKDWQRDPKQLQRLGF
- a CDS encoding BCCT family transporter; translated protein: MTEPTQPPTSGPHAPPRDTRRVDHPALEPRIVDKSDKLGIDYIVFGVTAVLAIAFVLWGVLSTASLASASASGLDWVVTNTGWLFALASTGFVFFVIWLAASKYGNIPLGADGEQPEFKTISWIAMMFSAGMGIGLMFWGAAEPLAHFLTPPPGTGEVGNDQATRTAMATTLFHWTLHPWAIYTVAGLAIGYGVFRKGRGLTISAVFEPLLGKRQVEGPAGKVIDIFAIFATLFGSATSLGLGALQIASGVKIVGWANDVTNTVLVLIIVVLTICFIFSAVSGVEKGIQWLSNTNMVLAFVLAAFVFVAGPTIFILNLVPTSLGTYMQHLMEYSARTNAQGEPGMKDWLSGWTIFYWAWWVSWTPFVGMFIARISRGRTIREFVTGVLLVPSTVSLIWFAIFGGAAIKAQEMGVPLDKFEGGEESTLFALLDSMPWAAVTSVLVMVLVAIFFVSGADAASIVMGSLSERGTLEPNKVTVIFWGVATGAAAAIMLIIGGEDSLTGLQQVTIVAALPFVLIMIGMAVSLMKDLKTDPMAVRGAYARAALSQAVVAGVTEHGDDFVLSVDHAAPGEGIDRDKVAPLTTEGVSSESSSQDGPEAGTRA